The sequence below is a genomic window from Oscillatoria salina IIICB1.
TTTGGCGATTTTAGCAGTTACAGGAGGACTCCTAACCTGGTATATTTCCCGTACAGGCTCAGTAATGTCAACTAAAGCAACTAGGAATTAGGGATTAGGGACTGGTGACTGGTAAGAGGGAGAAGACTTGGAGGATAAACTGCTAACTGTTCACTGATAACTGTTCACTGATAACTGAACCTAATCTCTAATCACCAGTCCCCAATACCTATTTGCTTGATTGACTACACCTGTTTTTACTTTAGTTGTAGTCTTCTAATAATATATTTATTTCCGATAAACTGAATGCACATCGCTTGGCTGGGAAAAAAATCACCTTTTTGTGGCAATGTAACTTATAGTCGAGAAATTACTAATTCCTTGTTAGATCGAGGAAATCGGGTCAGTTTTCTCCACTTTGCCCAAGAAGAGTCTATGCAAGAAAACTGGCCTGATTGCCCGGAAGTGTTTTTGCCTTTTATTTATAAATCTCAGGTTTATACAATTCCTACTCCTAATTCGAGTAAAATTCTGACGCGATCGCTGGAACAACTACAACCGGATCTGGTTCATGCTTCTCTAACTTTATCTACTCTCGATTTTCGCTTGCCGGAAATTTGTAGCGAACTTAATTTGCCCTTAGTGGCTACTTTTCATCCAGCTTTTGATAGTAAGTTACGCAATCTCAAATCTAGTACCCAGTTTCTCGCTTATCAATTATATGCACCATTTTTGGCTCATTACGATCGCGTAATTGTTTTTTCTAAGATGCAGCGCGATCTCCTTGTCAAATTGGGTGTCCCAGTGAAGAAGTTAGCGGTGATCCCAAACGGGGTTGATGTGCAAAAATATGCTCCCGGTTTTTCTCATTTTAAATCGGAAGTTAATGCCGAACGATTATTTGTTTATCAAGGTCGCATTTCTACGGAAAAGAATGTCGAAGCTTTGCTCCGGGCTTGGAAGCATTCGGAAATGCACGGAAATAGTAAGTTGGTCATTGTTGGTGATGGACCTTTGACTGCTTCGTTAAAGCCTCTTTACGGAGAAGAATATAACATTATTTGGTTAGGATTTGTTGCTGATGAACGACGACGGATTGAAATTCTACAAGCTGCTGATGTTTTTATTCTACCTTCGTTGGTAGAAGGGCTTTCTCTGTCGTTGCTGGAGGCTATGTCTTGTGGGGTTGCTTGTTTGGCGACTGATGCAGGGGCTGATGGGGAAGTTCTCGAAGATGGTGCAGGTGTAGTTCTTTCTACTCAGGGGGTAACGACGCAGTTGAAAACGCTTTTACCTTTATTTCGGGATCATCCGGAGTTAACTTCGCTGTTGGGACAAAAAGCGCGATTGCGCGTTTTAGATCGTTATACTCTTAGTCGTAATATTACCCGTTTAGAAAAATTGTATGTTGATGTGCTGCGATCGCGCCACGTTCAACTTAGTCGTGGTTATAGACACTGAAATTATCGCTATTTCTATAGTGAAACAATTCTGTCGAAAGAAGCAGGAATTTAAGGCGAAAATTTGGGAAAATTGAGGAAAAATGGGTTTGGTAGTTTAACCAACCCCTACTTTTCCCATAATTTCTCATGCGTGTAAGCCTGATTCACAATCCGACGGCTGGTGGAGGAAATGTTTCCCGCGATCGCTTAATCAAATTACTGCG
It includes:
- a CDS encoding glycosyltransferase family 4 protein; its protein translation is MHIAWLGKKSPFCGNVTYSREITNSLLDRGNRVSFLHFAQEESMQENWPDCPEVFLPFIYKSQVYTIPTPNSSKILTRSLEQLQPDLVHASLTLSTLDFRLPEICSELNLPLVATFHPAFDSKLRNLKSSTQFLAYQLYAPFLAHYDRVIVFSKMQRDLLVKLGVPVKKLAVIPNGVDVQKYAPGFSHFKSEVNAERLFVYQGRISTEKNVEALLRAWKHSEMHGNSKLVIVGDGPLTASLKPLYGEEYNIIWLGFVADERRRIEILQAADVFILPSLVEGLSLSLLEAMSCGVACLATDAGADGEVLEDGAGVVLSTQGVTTQLKTLLPLFRDHPELTSLLGQKARLRVLDRYTLSRNITRLEKLYVDVLRSRHVQLSRGYRH